One genomic segment of Impatiens glandulifera chromosome 6, dImpGla2.1, whole genome shotgun sequence includes these proteins:
- the LOC124941348 gene encoding G-type lectin S-receptor-like serine/threonine-protein kinase At4g27290 — MKKSMSCLLLLLIIFFHLSIITLAADTITATQILRDNDTLISTGGTFALGFFTSGQNSTANRYLGIWYNNLSPRTVVWVANRDTPLTVPSTLTISSPGTLLLLNSSDALIWSTNTTGAKNPIAQLLDSGNLVVRDDADDSPSFLWQSFDYPSDTLLPGMKLGRNLVTGKDWYLSSWKNIDDPSIGPFTYWLDIRGYPQFWGSNASVPWFRSGPWNGQRFSGNPSLNRNSIYKFDFVLSEEEIYYSYQLLNKSVISRFIINANGYVQRWTWVEGRGWVLYLSGPVEKCDTYAVCGPNGNCDVNISPMCECLDKFVARNEREWSLGDASKGCVRRVELNCNDEDDGFYKYSGVKLPDTQNSWFNESMNLRECEGNCLNNCNCTAYATLNITGQGSGCLHWFGDLIDIKKFTENGQDVYIRVASSELTTAVTTTPVRRSKKKTGLVVGLTVVGLSLMCITTIFFFFCTRRSRSRMMRRHHHHKCPKHQKGKLLQVFSQFHSKGAQRKDVELFNFITIDNATSSFSERNKLGEGGFGTVYKGTLEDGQDIAVKRLSKESNQGVEEFKNEVLCIARLQHRNLVKLMGCCIEGEEKMLIYEYMSNTSLDSFIFDKTLGRELNWPKRFDIINGVARGLLYLHQDSRLRIIHRDLKASNVLLDANLNPKISDFGMARCFRGDETEANTKRVVGTYGYMSPEYAVDGIFSIKSDVFSFGVLVLEIVSGKRNRGFSHPDHSHNLLGHAWLLLYKEDKSTLELLEESVKGGSSSSSSCNLFEVDRAIHVALLCVQQHPDDRPNMSSVVLMLGSTAPLPFPKQPGFFTERNLAEGGNSTSSKLPAAAFNSNEYTITMLEPR, encoded by the exons ATGAAGAAATCAATGTCAtgtcttctccttctccttataatattctttcacTTGTCCATAATAACACTAGCAGCAGACACCATAACCGCCACCCAAATCCTCCGTGACAACGACACCTTAATCTCAACCGGTGGAACCTTCGCTTTGGGTTTCTTCACTTCAGGACAAAACAGTACCGCCAACCGCTATCTCGGCATCTGGTACAATAATCTATCCCCCAGAACCGTGGTCTGGGTCGCAAACAGAGATACTCCACTTACCGTCCCGTCAACCCTCACCATTTCTTCTCCAGGCACTCTCCTCCTTCTCAACAGCTCCGATGCTCTCATCTGGTCCACAAACACCACCGGCGCCAAAAACCCAATCGCCCAACTCCTCGATTCCGGAAACCTCGTCGTCCGAGATGATGCTGATGACTCGCCCAGCTTCCTATGGCAGAGCTTCGATTATCCGTCCGATACCCTTCTTCCAGGAATGAAACTAGGAAGGAATTTAGTCACCGGCAAGGATTGGTACTTATCCTCCTGGAAAAACATCGACGACCCATCCATTGGCCCTTTCACCTATTGGCTTGATATTCGTGGGTATCCGCAGTTTTGGGGAAGCAACGCCTCCGTTCCATGGTTCAGGTCAGGTCCGTGGAACGGGCAACGATTCAGCGGAAACCCTAGTTTGAACAGGAACAGTATTTACAAATTCGATTTTGTTCTATCCGAAGAAGAGATTTACTATTCTTACCAACTGCTAAACAAATCGGTCATCTCCAGATTTATCATAAACGCCAACGGGTACGTGCAGAGATGGACCTGGGTGGAGGGAAGGGGATGGGTGTTGTATCTAAGCGGGCCGGTGGAAAAGTGCGATACGTACGCCGTCTGCGGGCCAAACGGGAACTGCGATGTGAATATATCTCCCATGTGCGAGTGCTTGGATAAATTCGTGGCGAGGAATGAAAGGGAGTGGTCGTTGGGGGACGCGTCGAAAGGGTGCGTGAGGAGGGTGGAACTGAATTGTAACGACGAGGACGATGGGTTTTACAAGTATTCGGGAGTAAAGCTGCCGGATACGCAGAATTCATGGTTTAACGAGAGTATGAATCTGAGGGAATGCGAGggaaattgtttgaataactgCAACTGTACGGCGTACGCGACGCTGAATATAACCGGCCAAGGAAGCGGGTGCTTGCATTGGTTTGGGGATCTCATTGATATCAAGAAGTTTACGGAGAATGGTCAGGATGTCTATATCAGGGTGGCCTCCTCTGAGTTGACTACTg cTGTGACAACAACTCCTGTCCGTCGGTCCAAGAAAAAAACCGGACTTGTGGTGGGACTGACAGTCGTCGGACTAAGCCTCATGTGCATCACCaccatattcttcttcttctgtacAAGGAGGAGCAGGAGCAGGATGATGAGACGACATCATCATCATAAGTGTCCGAAGCACCAGAAAG GAAAACTTTTACAAGTTTTTAGCCAATTTCACAGCAAGGGTGCTCAAAGGAAGGATGTagaattgtttaattttattaccatTGACAATGCAACCAGCTCTTTCTCGGAAAGAAACAAGCTTGGAGAGGGTGGATTCGGAACGGTTTATAAg GGGACGCTTGAAGACGGGCAAGACATAGCTGTTAAACGGCTTTCAAAGGAGTCGAATCAAGGAGTTGAGGAGTTCAAGAACGAGGTGTTGTGCATTGCAAGGTTGCAACATAGAAACCTGGTAAAGCTTATGGGATGTTGTATCGAAGGAGAGGAGAAGATGTTGATCTACGAATACATGTCCAACACAAGCTTGGACTCTTTCATTTTCG ACAAAACCCTTGGAAGGGAACTGAATTGGCCCAAGCGGTTTGACATAATCAATGGCGTTGCCCGAGGACTTCTTTATCTGCATCAAGATTCTAGATTAAGAATTATCCATAGAGATCTGAAAGCCAGTAACGTATTGTTGGATGCCAACTTGAACCCTAAGATATCGGATTTTGGCATGGCACGCTGTTTCAGAGGAGACGAGACTGAAGCCAACACAAAGAGAGTTGTGGGAACATA TGGTTATATGTCTCCAGAGTATGCTGTGGATGGGATTTTCTCGATAAAATCTGACGTGTTTAGTTTCGGGGTGTTGGTCCTAGAGATTGTGAGTGGGAAGAGAAACAGAGGATTTTCCCATCCTGACCATAGCCATAACCTACTTGGACAT gCGTGGCTTTTGTTATACAAAGAAGACAAATCGACATTGGAGTTATTGGAGGAATCGGTGAAGGGTggctcatcatcatcatcatcatgcaATCTATTCGAGGTGGATCGGGCTATACATGTGGCGCTTTTATGCGTCCAACAACATCCTGACGACAGGCCAAACATGTCCTCTGTGGTCTTGATGCTGGGGAGCACCGCTCCATTGCCTTTCCCAAAACAGCCCGGTTTCTTCACAGAGAGAAACCTAGCGGAGGGCGGCAATTCCACTTCAAGCAAGCTGCCAGCTGCTGCATTCAATTCAAATGAGTACACCATTACCATGCTGGAGCCCCGataa
- the LOC124942527 gene encoding calcium-binding protein KRP1-like — protein MAGGQNESPCCFQDSLPLMADKLGGEGLIGELCKGFRLLMDGEKGVITFDSLKRNAALMGLQELTDEDLRSMITEGDCDGDGALTQMEFCVLMFRLSPDLMEQSDLFLDETLQQNHEHHLFKHY, from the coding sequence ATGGCCGGCGGTCAGAATGAGTCACCGTGCTGCTTCCAAGACTCTTTGCCTCTGATGGCCGATAAGTTAGGCGGAGAAGGCCTAATCGGAGAGCTCTGCAAGGGATTCCGCTTACTAATGGACGGAGAAAAAGGAGTTATCACTTTCGATAGCCTAAAGAGGAATGCGGCCTTAATGGGGCTCCAGGAGTTGACGGACGAAGATCTCCGAAGCATGATCACAGAAGGAGACTGCGATGGCGATGGAGCGCTGACCCAGATGGAATTCTGCGTTTTAATGTTCAGATTAAGCCCCGATCTTATGGAACAGTCGGACCTCTTCTTGGACGAAACTTTACAACAGAACCACGAACACCACttgtttaaacattattaa